In Scytonema millei VB511283, the genomic window TAAAGCTTGGCTATAGCATTCCCTGGTACGTTTTGCCCCTGAAAATTAAATGCAACTTGGGGTTGAGTTCCTAGCTGAATTTGACCCTTACCTGTAATTTTGCCCCCCACCGTGGGAGTTGCCTGAATATTGGTAAATGTAATTTCTGGTGTTGCTCCACCTGTTGTTAACCGAAAGCGACCGCTAATATCTTTAAATGGAATGCGATCGATCTGTGCTGTTTTAATCGTGCTGACAGTGCCGCTCAGAATGGGTTTGTCGATCGCACCCTGTAACTGAAGATCTGCTCTGACGGTTCCCTTTGTTGGAAAGGGAGATTCAACATCTAGCGCGTCTAAAACATTATTGACACTAGCTGCTTTCACCCGACCTGATAAGTTATAACCTTTGAGAGTATTGAGCGACCCGCCGAGCTGAACCGGAATTTTGCCATAGCGCGTTGTCACATTTTGCAGGGCGATCGTCCGATCCGGTTGAAATAACAGTTTTCCTTGGATATTAGTAAATAGATTCGGTACGTTTTCAATCTTGGCAGTGACGTTACTCAAGCTAGCCGTCCCTGCGATCGCGGGTTGTTGTCCTTCAGGTTGCAACTGCACTCTTAAGTCACCATCTACCCGACCTGCTTGTAGGTTGATGGGCAGATCGATTAACCGACTAATCTCGCTGGCAAGTAAATTCTCTGCCTCGATATTGAGAGTCGTCTGTTGCAATGCCGCAGGGCGCGTTTCTCCAGCGATCGCTAGTTTGCCTCCTGTTTTCGGTTGACCAGTCAGCTCGAACTGAATGCGTTGATTTTGGTCTAAAAAGCGGGCAACTCCACTCACATCTGCGATTGCGACTGCACCTGATGGTCTATCTGGGGCTGGATTTGGTACTAAGACAATATCGGCATCTCGTACCCGAATTGTCTCTAACTCAGTTTGAATGAAACCAGCACCGCCTTCGGGAATTTTAATTTGGGTTGAAACCCACTGTCCGTTTTTCGCCTGTTCGACATATACATCCGGTTGAACCAACGTCACATCTAATTCCAGTCTGCGGTTGAATAGGAGCGGCAAAGGATCGAACTGGACTTCTACTGCTTCTGCTACTAATCGGTCGGGATCGGTAGAAGTTGCTGGCAGGGATGCCGAACTAAATCGCAAGCTGTTGAGCGAAAACCTTTCTACTGACCCTATATCTACAGGTCTTCCCAGGATCTGCTCTAAATTCCTTTCAACTAGCGGTACTAACCTTCGGTTGACAAAGATCCAACCCCACGACACGCCTCCTGCAATTGCTACGAGTAGAAATGCTCCGACAGCAATACTGCTGCGGCTCAATATCAACAGCCACAAACGCCGACGAGAATTTGCTTCTGGTGGACGACGGGGGGAGTTTGTCATCTTTATATCTGAATGGGACTGGAGCGAAACATTATGCTGTATGAGTTTGGTAACTTATTGCCCCACGACTTGAGTTGTCTGAGCAACAATTGCAGGCTGTTTCTGGACGTACACTTCATACTCCTTAGCCGGACCCAAGTTAAATTCCCGCTCTAAATCTCTTGTCGTCAACTTACGGACATTTCCCGTGACTTGGACGCGGCTACCTTCGGTAATATTCTTGGCTGGCTTGGCACTGACAATCAGTATGTCATCGTCCCCAAGCACTTCGTTGTTGTCAACCATGAAAGCAGTTGGGCTAATCACTCTCTCGACATCGCCTTCAACGGCGACTGTGCGACCCAAGAACGGGACTGGGTTTTTGGTAATTTTCTCTAAATTAGGATTGAGAGCAACTTGGGTAGCCACAATGACGGGTTGTTCTCTAATTTCTGCTTCCAAACCTGGGTCTAGATCGAAGCCGTACTCTTTTTCTACGTCAACTATAGTTAAATCTCGAACTGTACCCGTCACCTGTGTCAGAGTCCCTTCGACAATTGGAACTTTATTAGCATTGACAACCAATACTTCTTGACCGTTGACAAACTCATCGCTTTGAATCGTAAAAGCCTGCTGGCTGACTTGCCTTTGAATGTCACCACTGATAGTTACAGTCTTGCCAATGAGATTAGAATTCGATCGATCGGCGACTTCGCTTGTAGTAGTACCAGCTTCGCGACCTGCTGAGTCGGAGTCAGTACCAGTACAAGCAGGAAGCACTAAAGCAAACAGTGCTAGGGCGATCGCTCCTTGAGTTTTTCCGAAAACTTGGGTGAGTTTACGTGGGCGATGAGAAGTTGTGTTGCTAAATCTGCTTATCATGAAAATCTCTTATACTTTGATGAAAACCAATATTTTGACGATAAGCCCCAATAGTGGAAAACTAGTGGAGAACTCAAAAACACTAACTTCAAACTCGCCGAAACAGATTAGCTCCTGCATATCTCCAAGCAATTTGCGCTGGATCTTTGCTTTTCGACCATTCCACAAACTCCTTACCATCGGTTTCGTGTTGCGCGATCGCCGTCTGGTCAACTCCTAGTCGCTCAGCCAATTGCTTTCTGTCCAATAAATCGCCTTGGCTGTTCGTGTTGCTAGATTGGTTTAGGCGATCGCTGAAATTTTGCTGTTGTAGTTGCGACTGACTTTTCAAATCGCTAACTTCACCGCTTAAGTCCTCCACCATTGTCGTGAGAGTTTTATCCGTGGGAGTTTGATAAGAATGCAATCCAAAGTAGTCTTCTAAGATGACATTTACAGCATCAGCAATCGAGTTTAAACTCTGCTGCTCTTTAAACTGCTCTACACGTTGATAAAGTTGTGGGGGAATATAACTGACAATTTCAGTTTCAGTTGACATTATCTCAATTTCCTATTCAATGAAGGTAGTAATACACAATGAGAAAGGATAAAAACTAGCAATCAATATTATTTTTTTCAGTCAATTCAGTTACAACGTTTGCGCGATCGCTCATTAATTTTTCCCACTCGCAACGGTTTTCTTGAAGAAGATGATAAATCCTCTGTTGAGCAATCTCTTTCATATCTAACCACTGTTGGGAGGATAGAGCAGTTGTGGAGTAGTTGGATGAGGGTTGAGTATCGTCAATCAAAACCGTGTAGCGATCGCGAATTTGTCTGAAAATATCTGCAATCAGCTTTTGCTGTAATTCAGGAATGACAAAAAAATTTTGATAGAAACGATAGGGTTCTGTAGCTAAAACATCTTCAATGACTTCGGCGATCGCTGGCAATGTCAGATAAATTAGTTGTTTAGACATTGGATGGCTTTCCTGAATGATGGGGAGTCGCGAACAAGTATTGTGTTTTGCAATTTGAAGTTGGCTGAGCGATCGAACTAAAGTTATAGTCAAAATTGAAACTCAATTGCTCATTGTTACTATCGTTGAAAAGTCAAAACTTACAGTCTTTAGTACAAAAGATCGCGTATGTTTTTGTACTAAAGTATTTTTACTTTGCATAGAGTTTTAGGTTTCCATACAGGAAATCCAGTTTGGTTGTCTACCTCTAAAGCTAGGGTATAAAAGTGGAAAACTTGGGTAGAAAGAAGATTGAATCAGCGATCGGTGACCAGTGACCAGTTAAGAGTTGTCATTTGTCATATAGATCGCATTGCAATTTCGCGCTCTTTAACTGCTTCAGCACGGGCAGACAGGCAAAAACAACAGGAGAAGCTGAACTTGAAACGCTCCCAACTACAGCGTTATAGCATTGCTATCCTCAGCACCGTCGTAGCAATGCTACTCACAGAATGGTTGTGGTGGCAGCTTCAACCAACTATCTACCCATTTTTTCTTTCTGCTGTAGCGATGTCGGGCTGGATGCAATGTTACGCTCTGTCCAACGGCAAGCTCAACGCGATCGCGCACTTTTGCAGCAATAGAAAGCTTGAATTAAAGCACGATACAGGATACGCGATCGCCAATTTGATTAGATAAAATTTACAAAAAAGCGTATCTCTACAGAAATATTACATGAGGGAGCCGAGAAAGAGATTGTGGAGTCAAATTCATCATCCGGTGTTAGTTCGCTTTCTACTATTATTTGCTTCTGGTTGGGCTTTAGTCCAGCTAATATCTTACTTTGAAACTATTATCTTTATTTTTGCTTTTGCGGCAATTTTAGCTTTTGTACTCAGCTATCCTGTTCGTTGGCTCAGTCGTTTCTTGCCACGCATTCTAGCTTTTATTAGAGGACAGTTTCTATTAGTTTTGTTTTTGTCATTTTCTAGTTTTGTAGTTTTTTAGTTTTACAAGTTCCATTTTCATTAATTTTGTCACTCATGCTCGGCTTTGTCAATCTTATCCCTGAAATTGGAGCAATATTAGGAATTACTATAGTTTTTTTAATCGTTTTATCTCAAAGCGTTTGGCTAGCCTTAAAAGTTTTAGGAGTTTGTTTTGTGCTTCAGCAGATTCAAGATAACTTAATTGCTCCTAAAGTCATGCAAGATGCAGTCAATATTAATCCTGTAGTCACTTTTTTGGCTATACTTGTCGGTGCTAGAGTTGCGGGAATAGTAGGTGTTTTTCTGGCAATTCCCATAACTGGTGTCATTGTTAGCTTTTTTGAAATTGAAGAAATGCAAGCAGAACAAGAAATGTCAACTAGAGTGGATAGACTTAAGAGGCATTAATTAAATGAATTAACCATTTAATATTCAAACTTTAACCAAATTTTAACTCTGATTCTCCTAAAAGAGGATTGACTGTGTATTAGCAATGTTGCAGGGAAACGACATTTTTCAGCAATACTATTTCATAAGAAATAGCTCTATTGATACTTGATTCAAATTGTATATTTTTTCAAAATGTTACTGTCGTCACAAAGCTTTTGACAGTTGAATTACTATCTTCTAGCTAAAGATAATAATTCAAATTAGTTAAATAAGGTTGACTGCTCTCCTTTTCTAATAGACTTGTTGCAAGCTTCATTTTTGAGTCATGTTTTGGCAAGAATTTCAGGGGTTCGATCGCTAGATGTATGCTGCTGCGATCGCCCAATCCAAACTACTAGCGGATCTAGAATCGCTCAAAAGAGCTGACACCACTCAGTTTTCCCGTTACAGATCCCGAACCAGTCAAACGTAGACGTGACTTTTCTGCAAAACAAAAAGGACATTTTATGCTGACTAAACTTTCTGCGATCCGACGAACCTTTGTTCTACCCTTAATTGCTATCTCTCTGGGGACTGCTGCTTGTCAACCGCCGAACACTGCTGAAAACACACCTGGAGCTAATCCCGCTACCTCTCCAGCCGCAGATACCGCAGCAGGTGAAAATGTCACCTTAACTGGTGCTGGAGCAACTTTTCCGGCTCCGTTTTACCAACGGTGTTTTGCCGAGTACAACCAAAAAAATCCAAATGTACGAGTTAGCTATCAACCTGTGGGTAGCGGAGCTGGTGTAGAGCAATTTACTCAAGGAACTGTGGACTTTGGCGCTAGCGACGTAGCAATTACAGAGGAACAAAGGAAAAAGATCGAACGGGGGGCGCTGACGATCCCCTTGAGTGCGGGGGCAATTGTCCTGGCATACAACTTACCTGGTGTAGAAAAGCCCATCCGATTGCCACGGGAAATTTATCCAGCAATTTTTACGGGTGAAATTAAGAATTGGAATAACCCCCAAATTGCCGAAGCTAATCCTGGCGTAAATTTGCCTGACTTACCGATTACAGTCGTCCATCGCTCTGATGGTAGCGGGACTACAGCCGTTTTCACCGAACACTTGAGTGAAATTAGCCCGCAGTGGAAAGGTAAAGTCGGGGCGGGTAAAACTGTAAGTTGGCCCGTCGGTATTGGAGCAAAAGGAAACCAAGGTGTAACGGCTCAGATTCAGCAAACCAAAGGAGCAATTGGCTATGTGGAATACGGCTATGCTTCGCAGAATAAGCTACCTGTAGCTGTTTTAGAAAATAATTCCGGCAATTTTGTCGAACCGACACCAGAAACATCTGCTAATGCCTTGGAATCGATCGAACTACCTGAGAACTTGGTTTCTTTTGCTAGAGATCCTCAAGGAGAACAATCTTATCCAATTGTGACTTACACCTGGCTGCTAGTTTACGACCAATATCAAGACCAACAAAAAGCCCAAACCATAGAAAACGTGGTGAACTATGCATTGAATGAGTGTCAAAAATTCAGTGCAGAGCTAGGCTATATCCCTTTACCGGAAGGAGTTGTCAAAAAAGTCACGCCAACTGTAGAGCAGATTGGTAGTTAAAGTTAGTTTTGAAGGGCGAAAATATCGCCCTTATTTTTTGATTTTTAACTTTTGACTTTTGAATTTTTCTGACGATCTATTTACCTTTTGCTTAACCAAAGCGACCGCTGACGTACTCTTTAGTAGAAGATTGCTGAGGACTCTCAAAAATTGCTTCAGTTCTGTCGTACTCTACAAGATAACCAAAGCGTTTCCCGTTATCTCCTGCTTCGGCATTAAAGAAAGCAGTGTAATCTGAGACTCGTGCTGCTTGTTGCATATTGTGAGTCACGATGACAATCGTGTACTCCTGCTTCAGTTCGTGAATTAGTTCTTCTATGCGCTGGGTAGATATCGGGTCGAGAGCGGAAGCAGGTTCATCCATTAAGACGACTTCTGGCTTAAGCGCGATCGCCCGTGCAATACACAAACGCTGTTGTTGTCCGCCAGAGAGCGACAAGCCACTGCTTTTGAGTTTATCTTTGACTTCATTCCACAAACCCGATCGCTGGAGCGATCGCTCGACTAATTCATCCATATCGCCCTTGAAACCAACTACCCTAGCACCATAGGCAATATTTTCATAAATTGACTTCGGGAAAGGATTCGGTTTTTGAAATACCATACCGATCCGCCGCCGCACTGCAACTGGATCGATTTTGGCTGCATAAAGGTCTTTACCACGGTAAATCACTTTACCTTCTACCCGACAGCCATCAATGAGTTCATTGAGCCGATTGAAGCAGCGAATTAGCGTACTTTTACCACAACCAGAGGGTCCGATAAAGGCAGTAACGCTATTTTTCAAAATGTCCATCGAAACTTCTTGCACTGCTAAAGTGTCGCCGTAGTACACGTTCACTCTTTCTGTCCGTAATACCATATCGCGTGGATCGGCTGGCACTGGTTGAGCCAAGCGATCGTCGGTCTGATTTCTAGAGTACATAACAATTGTTGGGAGGATGGTAAGTTGTACGAGTCAGCTTTTTAGTAAGTCGATCTACTTGCTACCCAGCGAGCGAGAATACTGGCAAGCAAAATCAAAAGCACCAGGATTAGGGAAGCTGCCCAGGCGATTTCTTGCTGATTCTGATAAGGTACGGCAGCAAAGTTATAGATCAAAACAGAGAGGGTTGGGACAGGCTCCCAAATACCTCTAGGCCAGTATTGAGAGAACAACGCTGTAAAAATCAGTGGTGCAGTTTCTCCCGCCGCACGGGCGATCGCCAAGGTCACTCCAGTAGCGATCGCCCCCATCGCCGCAGGTAATACTACTGTCAACACGGTTTGAAAGTTAGAAGCTCCCACCCCAACTGATGCCCAGCGTATCTCTTGCGGTACGAGCTGCAAAGACTCATCAGCAGTCCGTACTACAATTGGCAACATGAGAATGGCTAGGGCAAATCCCCCCGCCACAGCAGAGTAAGTATTGGTCGTCAGAACGATAACGCCATAAGCAAAAATACCAACGATGATGGAAGGAACTCCACTAAGAACATTAGTAGCAAAACGAATCCACCTAGCTATTCTACCAGAGCTAAATTCTGATAAATAAACTGCGGCTAGCACGCCAAAGGGAATGCTGATTGCAGTAGCAATTCCAACCACAATCAGCGTTCCCACAATTGCCGGAGCGATACCTCCGCCTGGTTGTAGTGCTACGGGGATCGAGCCTGTAAATAATTCAAAGTTAAGTCGATTTGCGCCTTTAACAATGACAAAGCCAATTACCAAAAACAGCGGTAGCAGGGCAACTCCTAGTAGTAAAAATGCTAATACTGTCAGCGCCAATCCGATCGCCGTTCGAGGAGTAGTGTAGGAATGCTCCATTTTCGGAGTTGGAAATTCTTCGGCATAGCGATCCTCAATATTATTAGTTGCCATAAGCTTCATCTTCTCCTTCATTAGCGATCGCTTGCTTTTCACTCAAAGTTAACTACCAATTACCAATTAATACTTTTTCACCCTTTGAATAATCCAATACGCCAAAATATTGACAATTAACGTGATGACAAACAAAACTAGCCCAGCATAAAATAAAGAGGACTTTTGCAATCCAGATGCCTCGGCAAATTGATTAGCTAGTAGAGAAGCGATTGTATTTGCTGGTGCTAAAATTGAAAAACTTAAATTATTACTATTTCCAATTACCAAAGTAACAGCAATTGTTTCTCCTAACGCCCGCCCCAGACCTAGCATAATACCACCCACAATACCTGAAAATGCGGCTGGGATTAGAACGCTAAAAATTGTTTGCCAGCGCGTCGAGCCGATGCCATAAGAACCCCATCGAAGTTCGCTAGGAACGGCAGCGAGGGAATCGCGGGAGATGGCTGCAATAATTGGTAAAATCATAATCGCCAGGACGACTCCAGCAGGTAACATACCTGGTCCCGCGTACTGTGTGGCAAATAGGGGTATATAACCGAAATTATCGTGGAACCACCTGCCAATCGGTTGCAGAAACGGGATCAAAACATATATGCCCCACAAGCCATAGACAACACTGGGAATTGCTGCTAGCAGTTCTACCAAAAAAGTCAGTGAAGTCCGAATTGACAATGGTAAAAAATTTTCGCTCAAAACGATCGCACACGCTAAGCCAACTGGAACAGCTAATAGCAATGCGATGAAGGAACTTACTACTGTTCCATAAGCCATAGGCAGTACGCCATAGAGTTCTTCAACCGGATTCCAAGCAGCAGTTGCGAGAAATTCTAAGCCAAATTGTTGAATCGCAGGGATAGAATTCCAAGCTACTTGTCCGGCTATCCACAACAGAACTCCAGCTACAGCTAGTGCTAGTATTCGTGTAGTCCAAAAAAAACTTCGATCTATTGTTTTTTCAGTTCCAGACCGCGCTTCTTGCGCTGTCATCTGGGAGTTATTAGTTGTAGTATTCATTTTTCATCTCAAGTAAAAGTCAAAAGTAACAAACTTTAAAATACAATAATGAAATTGAATTAAGCTGTTTAAAACTGTTATTGACTACTTTAATTATTTTAGAACTAACTTTATTGCTAAAATATTGCCGCCTGAATTGAGTTCTAGGATGTCTAATCTTACTTCTAACTAACAAAGCAGATTCTATCAAGCTTGTTTGGCTACCGTTCTTCTTGCTTGCGATAGATTTATACTAAAGTTTGGCAAGCAATATCTATATCTTTAGTTCTAAATATTTCAAAAAGGCGTATTTTGCTAATAAGATTAATAGAAATATAACTTGAATTTTACCTCGTCTTAATATTTAATAGGTAATTTATGCAGCAATTCTCGATTGCATACATGACATTTATAGGGATAAATACAAAGCTGTGCGCTCCTACTATAGGAATTCAGTTTGATTATTGAAAAAATCTAAGTACAGGTAGGGTGGGTTACGCGATCGCGTAACCCACCAAAAACTTATAGTGGTGCGTTAGCCTTTGGCATAACGCACCCTACGTATATTTCAAAAATCGAATATGAGTTCTATAGGCTTCAGTCTGATATTTCAATAAAGCTAGCAATCCGAACTCAGTTATAAAAATAGAATTGATGTTATCCTTCTTCTGGTGCTACTTCATCAGTTGCTAATTGATGAGTCAGCCATCCGGCAAACTGCTTTTGAAAATCCTTAGCCTCTATTTCTAGTTTATTATCTTTATAACTTTGACCTGCCCTTCTGAATTCTTTAAAGTAAGCATATCCAAACTGAGTTTCCCCACCAAGGCTCTCGCATTGCCGCGCATGTACGAGTTCGTGAGCTAATAATGCCAGTTGAACGGGATCGCCAGATTTATAGGAGCCTTCAAGGTAAATGCGATCGCAATAAGTCTGAGCAATCGCATCAACTTGTCCAATATCTATTTTGAAATCAGCATATAACCAGCCATCCATCAATTTAGCATTGTAGGCGATTGCCACGCGATCGACTAAATCGCCAAAATAGATGCGTAAATACTGTTTTTGCAGATCGTCTAATGCTCGACCACTACCGTTATTCGCATACATCCACCGAGCAGCGGCTTGATATGCTACTATCCCTGCTTGACCCCATGTTTCTTCAGTCAAGATTTCTGTATATTTTTGAAAGTATAGGTTACAACTTATGTCTGACCAATGACAGTTATGAGTTCGATTTCCTGTAAGCTTTGAACTGCCAAAAAATAGGATAATTAATGCCAATAAAATAGCGAGCGAACCGAATTTGAAAACCCTTTTTCTTTTCATAAGATCGACCTGTATTCTTGAAGATCGGTTTGCTCCGCTTACTATTAATGTGATGGTAGTAAGTCGCGATCGCAAATTAGACTTTTTCAGAAAATCTTCGCACTGGCGTACTAGAGGAGTTATCCGAGCAATAGCTGGAATGAATTTAGTTCAATTAATTGTATTCTTGAGGATAGCTCTGAATAGTGCAAAACTCGTGGAGAATTGTAGGTATTAAGATAAATGAGTAGTGCGGCAAAGTATGCGAAAGCTCAATACTGACAACTCGTGGATTGAGCGAGTAGCCAGGTTCGGCTATGCAGTTAAAGGAGTGGTTTACTTAATTGTCGGTTTGCTAGCAATGCCTGTAGCACTCGGCATTGGTGACGAAGCACCTGGGACGAGTGATGTTCTCCAGATAATTGTGACGCAACCATTTGGTAAATTTTTGCTGACGGTAGTGGCTGTCGGTTTAGCTAGCTATGCAGTTTGGCGTTTCTTTCAAGCGTTTGTAGATCCTGAATATCAAAGCAATAATGCTAACAGAGTTATCCCCCGCCTGGGCTACGCGATTAGCGGCGCGAGTTACGCAGGTCTAGCCGTTACTGCCGTACAGATTATTGCTGGTGTATCAAGTGACAATCGTTGGAGACAGGACTGGACGGCACGTTTGCTAGCACAACCCTTTGGACAATGGCTGGTCGGGATTGTTGGAGTCGTGGTGCTAGGCATAGGCGTTTCCTTTGCGTATGTAGCCTTTACCGAACGATTCCGTCAACGGCTGCAATTAAAACAAATGAGTACTGCCCAGGTAAAATGGGCGATGGGTATCGGTAGATTTGGTGTTACTGCCCGTGGCGTTGCTTTCGGTGTTATCGGTCTGCTTCTGATTCAAGCCGCCGTTCAGTCCGACCCAGACGAAGTTCAAGGACTGGGTGGGGCGTTGCAAACGCTAGCAGAAGAAACATTTGGTCGCTGGCTTTTGGGTATTATTGCAGTCGGTCTGATTGCTTATGCCATCCACTTGCTGATCCTGGCACGGTATCGACGGATTCGGATCTGATGAGACTGTATGGGTAGTTTTGTCTACTAATTCACTGTACAATCTCAATTGACTGAGCGATCGCCGCAGCTCTGCCCTCATATTTTGCTTTTAGTTCGGGTTGTAGCTTAACACCCAAATCTTTTTCAATCTCTGCTGCAACGAACTTGCGAATCGTTCCAGTCACTCGGACAGTCTCACCTGTATCAATAGCACCAGTAGCGCCTACAACTAACAACTCTTTACCACCAATAAATTCTTGGTCATCAAGTGTAAATGCATTGCGACTAATAACTCGTTCAACTTTGCCACTGATGGTAACGTTCTTACCGATAAATGGGGCTGGTTCCTCAGCAACTTCACCTGGCTCTGGTGTTAGGGTAATTGCCGTAGCGACAAGTAGAGGCTTACCCTTAAATTCTGCTTCCAACTGCTGAGCCAAATTCAAATCCAACTGTTTCTCAATTTCCGATTTAGAGAACTGACGAACTGTGCCTGTTACTTGGATGTTACTGTCGTTAACTATGGGAGAATCACTGAGATTTACAACTAGTAATTCTGGATCGTTAAAGAAGCCATCCCCCTCAATAATAAATGCCTTTAGACTGATGACTTCTTCGATTTCTCCGCTGACTGTCACGGTCTTGCCTATAAGGTTGGCGTTAGGTCGGTTGGTAATTTCATTAATCGTCATGCCAGTATTGGAACCATTCGAGTTAGTCATATTGCAGGCAGTCAGAGCCGATAAAAGCAACAAGGCGATTGCGCCATTATTCCACATTTGAGTCGAGTCTCTCCACCAGTTTTCCACTATCTAGATCTATTCTTAACGCAAGGCTAGTAAAGCTGTTGATTTACAGAAGTTTCTGGAGCGCAACTATGCCTTCGGTGGGAT contains:
- the pstS gene encoding phosphate ABC transporter substrate-binding protein PstS yields the protein MLTKLSAIRRTFVLPLIAISLGTAACQPPNTAENTPGANPATSPAADTAAGENVTLTGAGATFPAPFYQRCFAEYNQKNPNVRVSYQPVGSGAGVEQFTQGTVDFGASDVAITEEQRKKIERGALTIPLSAGAIVLAYNLPGVEKPIRLPREIYPAIFTGEIKNWNNPQIAEANPGVNLPDLPITVVHRSDGSGTTAVFTEHLSEISPQWKGKVGAGKTVSWPVGIGAKGNQGVTAQIQQTKGAIGYVEYGYASQNKLPVAVLENNSGNFVEPTPETSANALESIELPENLVSFARDPQGEQSYPIVTYTWLLVYDQYQDQQKAQTIENVVNYALNECQKFSAELGYIPLPEGVVKKVTPTVEQIGS
- the pstB gene encoding phosphate ABC transporter ATP-binding protein PstB — encoded protein: MYSRNQTDDRLAQPVPADPRDMVLRTERVNVYYGDTLAVQEVSMDILKNSVTAFIGPSGCGKSTLIRCFNRLNELIDGCRVEGKVIYRGKDLYAAKIDPVAVRRRIGMVFQKPNPFPKSIYENIAYGARVVGFKGDMDELVERSLQRSGLWNEVKDKLKSSGLSLSGGQQQRLCIARAIALKPEVVLMDEPASALDPISTQRIEELIHELKQEYTIVIVTHNMQQAARVSDYTAFFNAEAGDNGKRFGYLVEYDRTEAIFESPQQSSTKEYVSGRFG
- the pstA gene encoding phosphate ABC transporter permease PstA, whose translation is MATNNIEDRYAEEFPTPKMEHSYTTPRTAIGLALTVLAFLLLGVALLPLFLVIGFVIVKGANRLNFELFTGSIPVALQPGGGIAPAIVGTLIVVGIATAISIPFGVLAAVYLSEFSSGRIARWIRFATNVLSGVPSIIVGIFAYGVIVLTTNTYSAVAGGFALAILMLPIVVRTADESLQLVPQEIRWASVGVGASNFQTVLTVVLPAAMGAIATGVTLAIARAAGETAPLIFTALFSQYWPRGIWEPVPTLSVLIYNFAAVPYQNQQEIAWAASLILVLLILLASILARWVASRSTY
- the pstC gene encoding phosphate ABC transporter permease subunit PstC, whose product is MNTTTNNSQMTAQEARSGTEKTIDRSFFWTTRILALAVAGVLLWIAGQVAWNSIPAIQQFGLEFLATAAWNPVEELYGVLPMAYGTVVSSFIALLLAVPVGLACAIVLSENFLPLSIRTSLTFLVELLAAIPSVVYGLWGIYVLIPFLQPIGRWFHDNFGYIPLFATQYAGPGMLPAGVVLAIMILPIIAAISRDSLAAVPSELRWGSYGIGSTRWQTIFSVLIPAAFSGIVGGIMLGLGRALGETIAVTLVIGNSNNLSFSILAPANTIASLLANQFAEASGLQKSSLFYAGLVLFVITLIVNILAYWIIQRVKKY
- a CDS encoding eCIS core domain-containing protein, translated to MTEETWGQAGIVAYQAAARWMYANNGSGRALDDLQKQYLRIYFGDLVDRVAIAYNAKLMDGWLYADFKIDIGQVDAIAQTYCDRIYLEGSYKSGDPVQLALLAHELVHARQCESLGGETQFGYAYFKEFRRAGQSYKDNKLEIEAKDFQKQFAGWLTHQLATDEVAPEEG
- a CDS encoding DUF1206 domain-containing protein, with translation MRKLNTDNSWIERVARFGYAVKGVVYLIVGLLAMPVALGIGDEAPGTSDVLQIIVTQPFGKFLLTVVAVGLASYAVWRFFQAFVDPEYQSNNANRVIPRLGYAISGASYAGLAVTAVQIIAGVSSDNRWRQDWTARLLAQPFGQWLVGIVGVVVLGIGVSFAYVAFTERFRQRLQLKQMSTAQVKWAMGIGRFGVTARGVAFGVIGLLLIQAAVQSDPDEVQGLGGALQTLAEETFGRWLLGIIAVGLIAYAIHLLILARYRRIRI